In the Thermosipho japonicus genome, one interval contains:
- a CDS encoding tetratricopeptide repeat protein — protein sequence MVEKLIKAIELSKQGKFDEAEKIYRELIKENVPEAYNNLGNIYRRRGLIAKAIEYYKQALQIKPDFAECYFNMGCAFMEIDNYSLAIFNFEKAEKLGFRDFELNVQLALCYLATGNNRKAQERMKDEKVRQEVLKYIEG from the coding sequence ATGGTGGAGAAGCTAATAAAGGCGATTGAATTGTCAAAGCAAGGAAAATTTGATGAGGCCGAAAAAATTTACAGAGAACTTATAAAAGAAAATGTACCTGAAGCGTATAATAACCTTGGAAATATATATAGAAGAAGAGGTTTAATTGCAAAGGCAATAGAGTACTACAAGCAAGCGTTACAGATAAAGCCGGATTTTGCAGAGTGTTATTTTAACATGGGCTGTGCGTTCATGGAAATAGATAATTATTCTCTTGCAATATTTAACTTTGAAAAGGCTGAAAAGTTGGGATTTAGGGATTTTGAGCTTAATGTGCAACTAGCACTATGTTATCTTGCAACTGGAAATAATAGAAAGGCACAAGAGCGAATGAAGGATGAAAAAGTTCGCCAGGAAGTTTTAAAATATATTGAGGGGTGA
- the era gene encoding GTPase Era, with amino-acid sequence MKSGFVALAGKPNVGKSSIVNAIVGKKILIVSDKPQTTRNRINVIHTSDDFQIIFVDTPGIHKPLYRLGEYMVKAAVSALKGVDLILTVVDAKEGIGKPERFVFDYVNQSKTKTIGVINKIDLVDAKKVEQIYNEMKNSLENCVDIVKTSAVRGEGIKELLDLIVENLEEGPQFYPEDMITDRPLSFMASEIIREKIFHHTYEEVPHSVAVIIEEIKERDNGVLYIRANIYVDRNSQKGIIIGHKGNMIKTIGQEARKEIEYLVGGKVFLDLHVKVKKDWRNKDFIILNEIGMRDDLKD; translated from the coding sequence ATGAAATCAGGATTTGTCGCACTTGCTGGAAAGCCAAATGTGGGAAAATCTTCTATTGTTAATGCGATAGTTGGTAAGAAAATTTTAATTGTTTCAGATAAACCGCAAACTACGAGAAATAGAATAAATGTTATACATACTAGTGATGATTTTCAGATAATTTTCGTAGATACACCTGGAATACATAAGCCATTGTACAGGCTTGGAGAATACATGGTTAAGGCAGCAGTAAGTGCACTAAAAGGTGTTGATTTAATCTTGACCGTTGTGGATGCAAAAGAAGGAATTGGAAAACCGGAAAGGTTTGTCTTTGATTATGTAAATCAATCAAAGACAAAGACTATAGGTGTAATAAATAAAATTGATCTTGTAGATGCTAAAAAGGTTGAACAAATTTATAATGAAATGAAGAATAGTCTTGAAAATTGTGTGGACATAGTAAAGACCTCTGCTGTAAGGGGAGAGGGAATAAAAGAACTTTTAGATCTAATTGTTGAAAACCTTGAAGAGGGACCTCAGTTCTATCCTGAAGATATGATAACTGATAGACCTCTATCTTTTATGGCATCTGAGATAATAAGGGAAAAGATTTTTCATCATACATATGAAGAGGTTCCACATTCTGTTGCTGTCATAATAGAAGAAATAAAAGAAAGAGATAATGGGGTGTTGTACATACGTGCAAATATATACGTTGATAGAAATAGTCAGAAGGGAATTATTATTGGTCATAAAGGAAATATGATAAAAACAATTGGTCAGGAGGCAAGAAAAGAAATAGAATATCTTGTTGGTGGTAAAGTTTTTCTTGATTTACATGTAAAGGTGAAAAAAGATTGGCGTAATAAGGACTTTATTATATTAAATGAAATTGGAATGAGGGATGATTTGAAGGATTAA
- the plsY gene encoding glycerol-3-phosphate 1-O-acyltransferase PlsY — MEHHIYAILIGYFLGAIPFSFLIGKLRGIDIRKVGSGNVGGTNVLRSAGAFYGALAFFLDILKGYLAVIFVSSLGINAMLLSGSFAVFGHCFPIYLKFKGGKGVATTFGVFLAINPWSGLVFFLIWLLIVIFTKYVSLGSIIGLLGASIFTFFIGKDYWVIFLALSLFSMLRHKENIKRLLNGNERKTDVVKYFFGKGKKN, encoded by the coding sequence GTGGAACATCATATTTATGCGATATTAATTGGTTACTTTTTGGGAGCAATTCCTTTTAGTTTTCTGATTGGGAAATTGAGAGGTATTGATATAAGGAAAGTTGGAAGTGGAAATGTTGGTGGAACAAATGTCTTAAGAAGTGCAGGTGCATTTTACGGAGCACTTGCCTTTTTTCTTGATATTTTAAAGGGGTATTTAGCTGTCATTTTTGTAAGTAGCCTTGGAATTAATGCAATGCTACTTTCTGGAAGTTTTGCAGTTTTTGGGCATTGTTTTCCTATATATTTAAAATTTAAAGGTGGTAAAGGTGTTGCTACAACATTTGGTGTTTTTCTTGCAATAAATCCATGGAGTGGGTTGGTATTTTTTCTCATTTGGCTTTTAATAGTAATTTTTACAAAGTATGTTTCCCTTGGTTCTATAATAGGGCTTTTAGGTGCGTCAATTTTTACATTTTTTATTGGAAAAGATTATTGGGTGATTTTTCTTGCACTTTCCCTCTTTTCAATGCTCAGGCATAAGGAAAATATAAAAAGGCTTTTAAATGGAAATGAAAGAAAGACGGATGTTGTTAAATACTTTTTTGGAAAGGGGAAAAAAAATTGA
- a CDS encoding 6-phosphofructokinase translates to MKVLYAQSGGVTSVINASAYGVLDEAKKAGLEVYVGIHGISGVLRENLLRINDIDIEGLKYTPSAAFGSCRRKLKNQEDINKLFEIFEKHEIEYFFYNGGNDSMDTAWRLHSEAQKRNFPLKVIGVPKTIDNDLPYTDHCPGYGSAAKYIATAMMEATLDLKSMYADSTRVFVMEIMGRHAGWLAAAAGLGWLNGIGPDIILFPEVVFNKERFLDKVDETIRRKGYCSVAVSEGIKYEDGFFVADMGYTDSFGNRQLGGVGFTIAGMVRSELSLKTHVAIPDYLQRSGRHIASKTDVEEAEGVGREAVRLALSGVSGVMVTIERISNDPYKVEFKTVELNKVAEQTKYLPEDFHNEFEVTDKFIEYAKPLIEGEFFPPFKNGLPDYLVIEEVEQQ, encoded by the coding sequence ATGAAGGTTTTATACGCACAATCAGGTGGAGTAACCAGTGTTATCAATGCATCGGCATATGGAGTTTTGGATGAAGCTAAAAAAGCTGGACTTGAGGTATATGTTGGTATTCATGGAATTTCTGGAGTTTTAAGAGAAAATCTTTTAAGGATAAATGACATTGATATAGAAGGTCTTAAATATACGCCTTCAGCAGCTTTTGGTTCTTGTAGGAGGAAACTCAAAAATCAGGAGGATATCAATAAATTATTTGAAATTTTTGAAAAGCATGAAATAGAGTATTTCTTTTATAACGGTGGAAATGATTCTATGGATACAGCATGGAGGTTGCATAGCGAAGCTCAAAAAAGAAACTTTCCACTCAAGGTTATAGGTGTTCCAAAAACTATTGACAATGATTTGCCTTATACTGACCATTGTCCAGGATATGGTTCAGCTGCAAAGTATATAGCAACTGCAATGATGGAGGCTACTCTTGACTTGAAAAGCATGTATGCTGATTCCACACGTGTTTTTGTAATGGAAATAATGGGAAGGCATGCTGGTTGGCTTGCGGCTGCTGCTGGACTTGGCTGGTTAAACGGTATAGGACCAGATATTATTCTTTTCCCGGAAGTTGTTTTTAATAAAGAGAGATTTCTTGATAAGGTAGATGAAACAATTAGAAGAAAAGGCTATTGTTCAGTAGCGGTTTCTGAGGGTATAAAGTACGAAGATGGATTTTTTGTTGCTGATATGGGATATACGGATAGTTTTGGAAATAGACAACTTGGTGGTGTAGGATTTACAATCGCAGGTATGGTAAGATCAGAGCTTTCTTTGAAGACTCACGTTGCAATACCTGATTATCTTCAAAGAAGTGGAAGGCATATAGCAAGTAAAACGGATGTTGAAGAAGCAGAAGGTGTTGGAAGAGAAGCAGTAAGGTTAGCACTTTCTGGTGTCTCAGGAGTAATGGTAACTATTGAAAGAATAAGTAATGATCCATACAAGGTTGAATTTAAAACTGTAGAATTGAATAAGGTTGCAGAACAGACAAAGTATCTCCCAGAAGATTTTCATAACGAATTTGAAGTGACTGATAAATTTATAGAGTATGCAAAACCGTTAATTGAAGGAGAATTTTTCCCACCATTTAAAAATGGTCTTCCTGATTATTTGGTAATTGAGGAGGTAGAGCAACAATAG
- a CDS encoding iron-containing alcohol dehydrogenase: MQNFVFYNPTKLVFGKNTVEKIGEYLKKDNVKKVLLLAGGGSIKKNGVYEKVVRSLVENGVEKVEVWGVRPNPVLSKVKEAISVAKNENVDAILAVGGGSVIDSAKAVAAGVKYKGDVWDFYSGKAKVKEAMPLYTILTLSATGTEMNGNSVVTNEETLEKFSFSSIHVYPKVSVVDPEVQYTLPQNQLVNGAVDAISHVMEYYFDGEEVSLTDRIDEGIIKTIIQTTEVLLDDPKNYDARANFALSTTLALNGVSGLGHKGGDWSSHAIEHALSALNPNVAHGAGLAVVFPAWMKYVYNQVPERFAQFGENIFGLKNCKPEEAINALSQWYKKIGAPTTLKELGFKEEDIEKLTEIASKMAPMGKLKKLERDDIKKILEIAY, encoded by the coding sequence ATGCAAAATTTTGTGTTTTATAACCCAACAAAACTTGTCTTTGGAAAAAATACCGTCGAAAAGATAGGAGAATATTTAAAAAAAGATAACGTTAAAAAGGTTCTTCTTCTTGCAGGTGGGGGTTCTATTAAAAAGAATGGAGTATATGAAAAGGTAGTAAGATCACTTGTGGAAAATGGTGTTGAAAAAGTGGAAGTTTGGGGAGTAAGACCTAATCCAGTATTGTCTAAGGTAAAGGAAGCAATTTCTGTTGCAAAAAATGAGAATGTGGATGCAATACTTGCGGTTGGTGGTGGTAGTGTAATAGATAGTGCAAAAGCGGTTGCAGCTGGTGTAAAATACAAAGGAGATGTTTGGGACTTTTATTCCGGAAAAGCAAAGGTAAAAGAAGCTATGCCTTTGTATACAATATTAACTCTTTCTGCAACTGGAACTGAAATGAATGGTAATTCTGTTGTAACAAACGAAGAAACACTTGAGAAATTTTCTTTTAGTTCAATTCACGTTTATCCTAAAGTCTCTGTAGTTGACCCGGAAGTGCAATATACATTGCCACAAAATCAACTTGTAAATGGCGCCGTTGATGCTATATCACATGTTATGGAATATTACTTTGATGGTGAAGAAGTTTCTTTAACAGATAGAATTGATGAAGGTATAATTAAGACTATAATACAGACTACAGAAGTTTTACTTGATGATCCCAAAAATTACGATGCCAGGGCCAATTTTGCCCTTTCTACTACCCTTGCTTTAAATGGGGTATCCGGTCTTGGACATAAAGGTGGAGATTGGTCATCTCACGCTATAGAACACGCTCTTAGTGCACTAAATCCTAATGTAGCTCATGGTGCAGGACTTGCTGTAGTCTTTCCTGCATGGATGAAATATGTGTATAATCAAGTACCAGAAAGATTTGCCCAATTTGGTGAAAATATCTTTGGATTGAAAAATTGCAAACCCGAAGAAGCAATTAATGCACTAAGTCAATGGTATAAAAAAATAGGGGCACCAACAACTTTGAAAGAACTTGGTTTTAAAGAAGAAGATATTGAAAAATTAACCGAAATTGCATCAAAAATGGCTCCTATGGGTAAACTAAAAAAGCTTGAAAGAGATGATATTAAAAAGATATTAGAAATAGCATATTAA
- a CDS encoding flavodoxin domain-containing protein, which produces MRVCIIYDTKRRSTELFAKWIKEAFQENGAVVDIFKVNEFNNDFSYDLFIVGSPIYYEKPLKSITDFLQKYSDKFSTKNVALFIVCMAQIFGKAGKVYIEKQYLKVLESKVENLMFKSAVFKGWIRKVNLEEKKEVFKWVNSLIEKLEGEV; this is translated from the coding sequence ATGAGGGTATGTATAATATATGATACTAAAAGAAGATCGACGGAGCTTTTTGCTAAGTGGATAAAAGAAGCTTTTCAAGAAAATGGTGCAGTTGTAGATATTTTTAAAGTTAATGAATTCAATAATGATTTTTCATATGATCTGTTTATTGTTGGCTCTCCTATTTACTACGAAAAACCTTTAAAGAGCATAACTGATTTTCTACAAAAATATTCGGATAAATTTAGTACAAAAAATGTAGCTTTGTTCATAGTATGCATGGCCCAGATTTTTGGAAAAGCAGGTAAGGTATATATTGAAAAGCAATACCTAAAAGTCCTTGAAAGTAAAGTAGAAAATCTAATGTTTAAAAGTGCCGTGTTTAAAGGATGGATAAGAAAGGTAAATTTAGAAGAGAAAAAAGAAGTTTTTAAATGGGTGAATAGTTTAATTGAAAAACTTGAAGGGGAGGTGTAA
- the pheT gene encoding phenylalanine--tRNA ligase subunit beta, which yields MRLSINWLKDFVNIEKSAEEIAEKLSLTGTNVEEIINPFDVEGKIVVGKVIDVEKHPNADKLIVCKVDVGDQIKTILTGDLSVSKGDTVPVALEGARLFDLKIVPRKMRGILSEGMMCSLQELGLEEKSSGVYKFKEEVEPGTDVVEYFGLKDKVLDIEITPNRPDCLSVIGIAREVSAIYDVDLNLKDKNIDGKEKFPVEIRIESDGCYRYTARVIRNVTVKESPMWLKKRLIAAGLRPINNIVDITNYVMLETGHPVHAFDLKNVPKIVVKDAKGGEEILLLDENKYKLLGGEVLITDGEKILALGGVMGGEESGVKEDTKDILLEVAMFDPVRIRKTSKAHGIITDSSYRFERGVDPNDAMYVINRLTELILELSGGTPTDILDLYPRKIDRTEIDFDFNFTNKVVGENIEEDVQRKILNRLGFEVEGNKVFVPTYRYFDVTRPIDLVEEISRIYGMEKIESEPFRILINSNSRSKNQKLRYKLKDALKAEGFLEAMNLSFVSNDIVGKWNFTGFSVRISNPINEEMAVMRPSLLYGLLDSLSYNYKRQNRDVKLFEVGKVFIEENGQPKDVEKLAFVATGRINKRDYTDQRMIDFYTFKGYVENLAEEFNLKFEFEPAEVEGFVPTRCAKILLNGQEIGVMGMLDDEMVDKFYDVKDEVYVLELLTQPLYENYVEIPEYRESSQFPSVRRDVSLLVPNNFLMGKVIEGLYKYKYVEEAGISDVYAGKGIEEGYKSVTVYCVFRAEDKTLNEDEVNKIWEKIKKDLIYKYPLKLRFEEV from the coding sequence TTGAGACTTTCAATTAATTGGCTAAAAGATTTTGTAAATATTGAAAAGAGTGCAGAAGAGATTGCTGAAAAGCTTAGTTTAACGGGAACAAATGTAGAAGAAATAATTAATCCTTTCGATGTTGAAGGAAAAATAGTTGTTGGAAAGGTAATAGATGTTGAAAAACATCCTAATGCAGATAAATTAATTGTATGTAAGGTTGACGTTGGTGATCAAATAAAAACGATTTTAACCGGAGACCTCAGTGTTTCCAAGGGAGATACAGTGCCAGTAGCACTTGAAGGTGCTAGACTTTTTGATTTAAAGATTGTTCCAAGAAAGATGCGTGGAATATTGTCTGAAGGTATGATGTGTTCTCTTCAAGAGTTAGGTCTTGAAGAAAAATCAAGTGGAGTGTATAAGTTTAAAGAAGAAGTAGAGCCGGGAACGGATGTAGTTGAATACTTTGGATTAAAAGACAAAGTACTTGATATAGAAATTACACCAAATAGACCTGATTGTCTCAGCGTTATAGGTATTGCAAGGGAAGTTTCTGCAATTTATGATGTTGATTTAAATTTGAAAGATAAGAATATAGATGGAAAAGAAAAATTTCCAGTTGAAATAAGAATTGAAAGTGATGGTTGCTATAGGTATACTGCAAGGGTTATAAGAAATGTTACAGTAAAAGAAAGCCCAATGTGGCTTAAAAAAAGACTGATTGCAGCTGGATTAAGACCAATAAACAACATTGTTGATATCACAAATTATGTAATGCTTGAAACTGGGCACCCGGTGCATGCATTTGACTTGAAAAACGTTCCAAAGATAGTTGTAAAAGATGCAAAAGGTGGAGAAGAGATACTACTTTTGGATGAAAACAAATACAAGCTTTTGGGTGGAGAAGTATTGATTACTGACGGTGAAAAGATACTAGCACTTGGTGGAGTAATGGGCGGAGAAGAATCAGGAGTAAAGGAAGATACAAAAGACATTCTCCTTGAAGTTGCTATGTTTGATCCTGTTAGGATAAGAAAAACATCAAAAGCACATGGAATTATAACAGATTCTTCTTATAGATTTGAAAGAGGTGTAGATCCAAACGATGCAATGTATGTTATAAATAGGCTTACAGAGCTCATTTTAGAGCTTTCCGGTGGAACACCTACTGATATTCTAGATCTTTATCCAAGAAAAATTGATAGAACTGAGATCGATTTTGATTTTAATTTTACAAACAAGGTTGTTGGAGAAAATATTGAAGAAGATGTACAAAGAAAGATTCTAAATAGATTGGGTTTTGAGGTAGAAGGTAATAAAGTATTTGTTCCAACGTATAGGTATTTTGATGTTACAAGACCTATCGATCTTGTAGAGGAAATTTCAAGAATATACGGGATGGAAAAGATAGAAAGTGAACCTTTTAGGATATTGATAAATAGCAATTCAAGAAGTAAAAATCAAAAGCTAAGATATAAATTAAAAGATGCTTTAAAAGCGGAAGGCTTTTTGGAGGCAATGAATTTGTCTTTTGTATCAAATGATATAGTAGGCAAATGGAACTTTACCGGTTTTAGTGTGAGAATTTCAAATCCAATTAATGAAGAGATGGCTGTTATGAGACCATCATTACTGTATGGGCTTCTTGATTCTCTTTCGTATAATTACAAAAGACAAAATAGAGATGTAAAGCTATTTGAAGTTGGGAAGGTATTTATTGAAGAAAACGGCCAACCTAAAGATGTTGAAAAATTAGCGTTTGTTGCAACGGGAAGAATTAATAAAAGAGATTATACAGATCAAAGAATGATCGATTTTTATACCTTTAAAGGTTATGTTGAAAATTTAGCCGAAGAGTTCAACCTAAAATTTGAATTTGAACCAGCAGAAGTTGAGGGATTTGTTCCTACAAGGTGTGCAAAGATTCTTTTAAATGGTCAAGAAATAGGTGTTATGGGAATGCTCGATGATGAGATGGTGGATAAATTCTACGATGTAAAAGATGAAGTTTACGTGCTAGAATTATTAACCCAACCTTTGTATGAAAATTACGTGGAGATTCCAGAATACAGGGAAAGTTCACAATTTCCATCTGTAAGACGTGATGTTTCACTTCTTGTTCCAAATAACTTTTTGATGGGAAAGGTAATTGAAGGTCTTTATAAGTATAAATACGTTGAAGAAGCTGGGATATCTGATGTTTATGCTGGAAAAGGAATAGAAGAAGGATACAAGAGTGTGACTGTTTATTGTGTGTTTAGAGCAGAAGATAAAACATTAAATGAGGATGAAGTAAATAAGATCTGGGAAAAGATCAAGAAAGATTTGATATACAAATATCCATTGAAATTGAGATTTGAGGAGGTCTGA